Proteins encoded within one genomic window of Triticum aestivum cultivar Chinese Spring chromosome 2D, IWGSC CS RefSeq v2.1, whole genome shotgun sequence:
- the LOC123054510 gene encoding uncharacterized protein, whose amino-acid sequence MGRKEIMELGIGGPKEILDLVSGKPTEIIGLGSGKLQDYPLVRRLRNRRLLTYLWLQGFDAAYDSVVHESGVQMSRLHLRQLLIRGQWREAIKYITRFLPPAVDRGVETRSLLIFLHALWSLANVAGCSAGGFANQSVHRDLSFLKSICSRSAKLASILQYTLHSPQFRASLNWILVREKASFIADDLALESPELRRKLLLPGGPGLPQDLFPISPLRPRRHWTQQFPRPKPEAIAKCYLKRRRSLPSASPLYGLPDNAVSRVSDLIEGCLKAGKLPELHRGNPLQSNAKEGASGTSLLQTMFGTVTSSSENTGTSSVTNAGAPTSIGQPCPWCSSVANSGAAVSQPIKIPWITSATNAAPIKCLRQDGWCTNSATQGSAGRGKNSGEDLMTFEEDGPDRKRQRTKLELVTEVEAGSCSANLMAY is encoded by the exons ATGGGACGGAAGGAGATCATGGAGCTCGGCATCGGCGGGCCGAAGGAGATCCTGGACCTCGTCAGCGGCAAGCCGACGGAGATCATTGGCCTCGGCAGCGGCAAGCTCCAGGACTATCCCTTGGTGAGGCGGCTCCGCAACCGGCGGCTCCTCACCTACCTCTGGCTCCAGGGCTTCGACGCCGCCTACGACAG CGTTGTGCATGAGTCGGGTGTGCAGATGAGCAGGCTACATCTGCGGCAGCTGCTGATCCGGGGCCAGTGGAGAGAGGCCATCAAGTACATAACGCGCTTCCTGCCGCCGGCCGTTGACCGGGGCGTCGAGACCCGttccctcctcatcttcctccacgCGCTCTGGTCCCTGGCAAACGTCGCCGGGTGCTCAGCGGGCGGCTTCGCGAACCAGTCCGTGCACCGCGACCTCAGCTTCCTCAAGTCCATTTGCAGTCGCAGCGCCAAGCTCGCCTCCATCCTCCAATACACACTCCACTCGCCGCAATTTAG GGCGTCCCTGAACTGGATACTGGTGAGGGAGAAGGCATCGTTCATTGCCGATGACTTGGCTCTTGAGAGTCCTGAGTTGAGACGCAAGTTGCTATTGCCCGGCGGCCCAGGTCTCCCGCAGGACTTGTTTCCCATCAG TCCCCTTCGTCCAAGGCGCCACTGGACGCAACAATTCCCGCGGCCAAAGCCGGAGGCTATTGCCAAGTGCTAtctcaagaggaggaggag CCTGCCCTCTGCAAGCCCACTTTATG GATTGCCCGATAATGCAGTCAGCCGGGTGTCAGATCTTATTG AGGGGTGTTTAAAAGCCGGTAAACTTCCGGAGCTCCATCGAGGGAACCCACTTCAATCAAATGCAAAGGAAG GTGCTTCTGGGACTTCACTTCTGCAGACCATGTTTGGTACTGTGACAAGTTCTTCTGAAAACACTGGGACCTCATCAGTGACAAATGCAG GTGCTCCAACTTCCATAGGTCAGCCCTGTCCTTGGTGCTCATCGGTTGCAAATTCAG GTGCTGCGGTCTCACAGCCTATTAAAATCCCTTGGATCACATCTGCGACAAATGCAG CCCCTATCAAGTGTTTGAGACAAGATGGTTGGTGTACCAACAGTGCTACTCAAGGTTCTGCTGGAAGAGGAAAGAATTCAGGAGAAGATTTGATGACTTTTGAGGAAGATGGTCCTGATAGGAAAAGGCAACGGACGAAACTG GAGTTGGTGACTGAAGTGGAAGCTGGATCTTGCAGCGCCAACTTGATGGCTTACTGA